A region from the candidate division KSB1 bacterium genome encodes:
- the pyrF gene encoding orotidine-5'-phosphate decarboxylase, producing MNFNQRFQQITREQNSLLCVGLDPDLRRLPESIKSDPDPLFKFCSEIIDSTKHVAAAFKPNFAFFEAHGSKGWAALEKLVDLIPDNIIKLADAKRADIGSTSEMYARAIFENLGFDAVTVNPYLGRDSVEPFLQWPEKGAFILGITSNPGSKDFQHLQVGSEPVYKIVIRQVTENWNTQNNCGLVVGATHPEELAEVRKLAPGIPFLIPGIGAQGGDLEQSVLNGTDESGGLALFNSSRGIIYKSSGSDFAEAAGREAELLKNQINEIRKPKM from the coding sequence ATGAATTTTAACCAGCGTTTCCAACAAATCACTCGGGAGCAAAACAGCCTGCTCTGCGTCGGTCTCGATCCGGATTTGAGGCGGCTTCCGGAAAGCATCAAATCAGATCCGGACCCGCTTTTCAAATTTTGCTCGGAAATCATCGACAGCACCAAACATGTGGCCGCGGCCTTCAAGCCGAATTTTGCTTTTTTCGAGGCACACGGCTCCAAAGGCTGGGCCGCTCTGGAAAAACTCGTGGACTTGATTCCGGACAACATCATAAAGCTCGCCGACGCCAAGCGGGCCGACATCGGCAGCACTTCGGAAATGTATGCCCGGGCAATATTTGAAAACCTCGGTTTTGACGCCGTTACCGTGAATCCCTATCTGGGCAGAGACTCGGTCGAGCCGTTTTTGCAGTGGCCGGAGAAAGGGGCCTTTATTCTGGGAATTACTTCCAACCCCGGTTCGAAAGATTTTCAGCATTTGCAGGTGGGGTCCGAGCCGGTCTATAAAATCGTCATCCGGCAAGTTACCGAGAATTGGAATACTCAAAATAATTGCGGTCTGGTGGTCGGCGCGACTCATCCCGAAGAGCTTGCCGAAGTCAGAAAACTCGCTCCGGGCATTCCTTTTCTCATTCCGGGAATTGGCGCGCAAGGCGGCGACTTAGAGCAATCCGTGCTAAATGGCACGGATGAATCCGGGGGATTGGCGTTGTTTAATTCAAGCCGCGGCATTATTTATAAATCAAGCGGCAGTGATTTTGCGGAGGCGGCAGGACGGGAGGCAGAGCTTTTAAAAAATCAAATAAATGAAATCAGAAAACCAAAAATGTAG